One genomic region from Methanonatronarchaeum thermophilum encodes:
- a CDS encoding heavy metal translocating P-type ATPase, with translation MSKEKQCSCCRVCKNQEEKKTEHERIDHSGHEELFRKRFYITFFLSIPVLVYSPTIQNWFSFTPPTFPGSEYITFLFATIVFIVGGIPFLKMGYVEARNRQPGMMMLISLAILVAYTYSVFASIFDIGMTLYWELVTLIVIFLLGHWIEMRSVRKASGAIDKLADLMPETVEKITSSGETKKVKLNSIKTGDLVLVRPGQNIPVDGEIVKGSSQVDESMITGESTPISKENGDQVIGGTLNGDGSLRVQVTATGDQTTLAGIMRLVEDAQKTKSKTQALADKAAGWLFYAALSIAFITGILWTLYLGFGIDVIERVVTVLVIACPHALGLAIPLVVAINTTIAAKNGIIIRDRIASEKARDIDIVVFDKTGTLTKGEQTVMEIETTKQITDKEALKIMGSVESDSEHMISQAIRKAAKEKQIDLTDVKDFQALKGKGVYAVYKNTETYVGGRNLLNELEIEPNPQIKSFSEKMGEKGRTVVYLIQNQKTIAAAALADKIREESKDTVEALKIMDKDIAILTGDSKDVAQSVANELGITKIYSEVLPEDKDKKIQELQKQGNSVAMVGDGVNDAPALTRADVGIAIGSGTDIAIESADIILVENNPYDVIRILKLSKKSYRKMQENLVYAAGYNVFALPLAAGILAPIGIILTPAIGAILMSASTVVVAINAQRLRNITL, from the coding sequence ATGTCAAAAGAAAAACAATGCAGTTGCTGTAGAGTATGTAAAAACCAAGAAGAGAAAAAAACCGAACACGAACGGATAGACCATTCGGGACATGAAGAACTCTTCAGAAAAAGATTTTACATCACCTTTTTTTTAAGCATTCCTGTACTTGTATACAGCCCAACAATACAAAACTGGTTTAGCTTTACACCACCAACATTCCCTGGCAGCGAATATATCACTTTTCTGTTTGCTACGATAGTTTTCATCGTAGGCGGAATCCCATTCTTAAAAATGGGTTATGTCGAAGCCCGTAACCGACAACCCGGAATGATGATGTTAATCTCTCTAGCAATCTTGGTCGCATACACCTACAGTGTCTTTGCATCAATCTTTGACATCGGTATGACTTTGTACTGGGAACTCGTCACCCTGATCGTGATATTCCTACTAGGTCATTGGATCGAGATGCGTAGTGTCAGGAAAGCATCAGGAGCAATAGACAAACTCGCAGACTTGATGCCTGAAACCGTTGAGAAAATAACTAGCTCTGGAGAGACGAAAAAAGTCAAATTAAACAGTATTAAAACTGGAGACCTGGTTTTGGTTAGACCCGGCCAAAACATACCAGTGGATGGAGAAATTGTAAAAGGAAGTTCCCAAGTCGATGAATCAATGATAACAGGAGAATCTACACCGATCAGTAAAGAAAATGGCGATCAGGTTATCGGTGGTACTTTAAATGGAGATGGTAGTTTAAGGGTTCAGGTCACAGCCACCGGCGACCAGACAACGTTGGCCGGAATAATGCGTTTGGTTGAGGATGCACAGAAAACCAAATCAAAAACCCAAGCACTAGCTGATAAAGCAGCTGGATGGTTGTTCTATGCCGCATTATCCATAGCTTTTATAACCGGAATCTTGTGGACACTGTACCTAGGCTTCGGAATCGATGTAATTGAACGGGTTGTAACAGTATTGGTAATAGCTTGTCCCCATGCTTTAGGACTAGCAATACCCCTGGTAGTAGCTATAAACACTACAATCGCTGCAAAAAATGGAATCATAATAAGGGATAGAATTGCTTCCGAAAAAGCTCGCGATATCGATATAGTTGTTTTCGACAAAACTGGTACTTTAACAAAAGGCGAACAAACCGTAATGGAAATCGAAACTACAAAACAGATAACAGACAAAGAAGCACTAAAAATAATGGGTTCAGTAGAATCAGATTCAGAGCACATGATATCCCAAGCAATCAGAAAAGCTGCAAAAGAAAAACAAATAGATTTAACCGATGTAAAAGACTTCCAAGCTTTAAAAGGCAAAGGGGTCTACGCGGTATACAAAAACACTGAAACATATGTGGGGGGAAGAAACCTATTAAACGAACTAGAAATCGAACCAAACCCACAAATAAAATCTTTTAGCGAAAAAATGGGTGAAAAAGGACGCACAGTAGTATACCTAATACAAAACCAAAAAACCATAGCTGCAGCAGCCCTTGCAGACAAAATTAGAGAAGAAAGCAAAGACACAGTCGAAGCACTAAAAATAATGGACAAAGACATCGCAATCTTAACCGGAGATTCAAAAGACGTTGCACAGTCCGTAGCAAACGAACTAGGTATAACCAAAATATACTCAGAAGTACTCCCAGAAGACAAAGACAAAAAAATACAAGAACTACAGAAACAAGGAAACTCAGTCGCCATGGTTGGAGACGGTGTAAACGACGCACCAGCACTCACAAGAGCAGACGTAGGAATAGCAATAGGAAGTGGAACAGACATAGCAATAGAATCAGCAGACATAATACTAGTAGAAAACAACCCCTACGACGTCATAAGAATATTAAAACTAAGCAAAAAAAGCTACCGCAAAATGCAAGAAAACCTGGTTTACGCAGCAGGATACAACGTATTCGCACTACCACTAGCAGCAGGAATACTAGCTCCAATAGGAATAATCCTAACACCAGCGATCGGAGCAATACTAATGTCAGCAAGCACAGTAGTAGTAGCAATAAACGCCCAAAGACTAAGAAACATAACACTATAA
- a CDS encoding pyridoxal-phosphate-dependent aminotransferase family protein, with product MKLFIPGPVEVRKDLLEVMSDPMIGHRSPEFSELYDDVVSGLQSVMQTDNDVFISTSSATGLLEASVRNTVDEKCLNISNGAFGDRWHEITMRNGKDCRKLEFDWGEPVDSDVVAEAFEEEFYDVVTLVHNESSTGLMNPVKEVSKVLPDDTLLLVDTVSSMGGVDFPVDEYGVDICVFGTQKCMGLPPGLAFCSVSEDAVDRSEVVGDKGYYFSFDIFRKYNGRRQTPTTPNISLLYALEKQLDYIVNEEGVESRWERHSVMANETREWAREHFDVFPASGYESESLTAVENTRDIDVGKLISRLKDKGYVISNGYGDLREETFRIGHLADRQPKEVTELLNIIEEILDL from the coding sequence ATGAAGTTGTTTATACCCGGTCCGGTTGAGGTTCGTAAAGATCTTCTTGAAGTGATGTCGGATCCTATGATTGGTCATAGGAGTCCAGAGTTTTCAGAGTTGTATGATGATGTAGTTAGTGGTTTGCAGAGTGTTATGCAGACTGATAACGATGTTTTTATTTCTACTTCATCTGCTACTGGACTTTTAGAGGCCTCTGTAAGGAATACTGTTGATGAGAAGTGTCTTAATATTTCGAATGGTGCTTTTGGTGATCGTTGGCATGAAATTACTATGAGAAATGGTAAGGATTGTAGGAAGCTTGAGTTTGATTGGGGAGAGCCTGTGGATTCAGATGTTGTTGCTGAAGCTTTTGAAGAGGAGTTTTATGACGTTGTGACTTTAGTTCATAATGAATCTTCTACAGGTTTGATGAATCCTGTTAAGGAGGTTTCAAAGGTATTGCCTGATGATACTTTGCTTCTTGTGGACACCGTTAGTTCGATGGGTGGTGTAGATTTCCCTGTTGATGAGTATGGTGTTGATATCTGTGTTTTTGGTACACAGAAATGTATGGGTTTACCTCCTGGTCTTGCTTTTTGTTCAGTTAGTGAAGATGCTGTGGATAGGTCTGAGGTTGTTGGTGACAAGGGCTATTATTTCAGTTTTGATATATTCCGGAAATATAATGGAAGGCGGCAGACACCTACCACTCCCAACATATCGCTTTTGTATGCTTTAGAGAAACAACTTGATTATATTGTTAATGAAGAAGGGGTTGAATCACGTTGGGAAAGACATTCAGTCATGGCTAATGAGACACGGGAGTGGGCTCGAGAACATTTTGACGTGTTTCCTGCCAGTGGTTATGAATCTGAAAGCCTTACTGCTGTTGAAAACACAAGAGATATCGATGTTGGTAAATTAATATCAAGACTTAAAGATAAAGGGTATGTTATCAGCAATGGATACGGGGATTTAAGGGAAGAGACATTCAGAATAGGGCATCTTGCTGATAGACAGCCAAAAGAGGTTACCGAGCTTCTCAATATAATTGAGGAGATACTTGATTTATAG
- the ribC gene encoding riboflavin synthase, protein MGVGGKLKVGVADTTFARYDMASDAIDEIRQRASVEVERYTVPGIKDLPVASKKLIDEEGVDLVLAFGMPGPEEIDKMCADQASNGLIQAQLMTNTHVLEVFVHEDECSSDKELAGLAERRAREHGRNAVKLLLKPEHLTREAGMGEREGGPDVGPLFR, encoded by the coding sequence ATGGGTGTTGGTGGTAAACTTAAGGTTGGAGTTGCGGATACTACATTCGCTAGATATGATATGGCTTCGGATGCTATAGATGAGATTAGGCAGCGAGCTTCTGTTGAGGTAGAGCGGTATACCGTTCCGGGGATTAAAGACCTGCCGGTTGCTAGTAAGAAGCTTATCGATGAAGAGGGTGTTGATTTGGTTTTAGCGTTCGGTATGCCTGGTCCTGAAGAGATCGATAAAATGTGTGCTGATCAAGCTAGTAATGGATTGATTCAGGCTCAGTTGATGACTAACACCCATGTTTTAGAGGTTTTTGTCCACGAAGATGAGTGTAGTAGTGATAAGGAGCTTGCTGGTCTCGCTGAGAGGAGGGCGAGGGAGCATGGTAGGAATGCAGTAAAGTTATTACTTAAACCCGAGCATTTAACAAGAGAAGCTGGTATGGGTGAAAGAGAAGGGGGGCCTGATGTGGGTCCTTTATTTAGGTGA